One Solanum pennellii chromosome 9, SPENNV200 DNA segment encodes these proteins:
- the LOC107029957 gene encoding uncharacterized protein LOC107029957, translated as MDVIGPIESTASNGHIFILVAIDYSTKWVEAPSYKSVTKKVVTDFVRNNLICRFGVLESIITDSGANLNNHLMRDICEQLKITHRNSTGYRPQMNRAVEAANKNIKKILRKMIDNHRCWHEMFPYALLGYRRTLRTSTGATPYLLVYGTEEVIPTEVEIPSLRIIREEELSNAKWVSKRIGQLTLIDEKRMVVFCHGQLYRQRMIGAFHKRVRVRNFEIGQLVLKRIFPLQDEYKGKFALNWQAPYMVRKVLSGGSLVLSDMDDTAWTKLINSDDAKRYYV; from the coding sequence atggatgtcatcggtccgATAGAGTCAACCGCTTCAAATGGACACATATTCATTTTGGTTGCTATTGATTACTCCACTAAGTGGGTGGAAGCACCTTCGtacaagtcggtaaccaagaaagttgtaacggattttgttcgcaacaattTGATATGCAGGTTTGGGGTACtagaatccatcattactgatagTGGTGCAAATCTTAACAatcacttgatgagagatatatgtgagcaaCTCAAGATTACTCACCGAAACTCAACTGGTTATCGCCCTCAAATGAACAGAGCTGTAGAGGCCgccaataagaacatcaagaagattctaaggaaaatgattgacaatcaTCGATGTTGGCATGAGATGTTTCCATATGCTTTATTGGGTTATCGAAGGACTCTCCGAACGTCGACTGGAGCTACTCCATACTTGCTGGTATATGGAACAGAAGAAGTCATACCAACTGAAGTTGAGATACCGTCTTTGAGAATCATCCGAGAAGAAGAATTAAGTAATGCTAAGTGGGTCAGCAAGCGCATTGGTCAGTTAACgttgattgatgagaagagaatggttgttTTTTGTCATGGACAGTTATATCGACAAAGGATGATTGGTGCATTCCACAAGAGAGTAAGAGTTAGAAATTTTGAAATCGGTCAGTTAGTACTTAAGCGCATTTTCCCTCTCCAGGATGAGTACAAAGGAAAATTCGCACTAAATTGGCAAGCACCGTACATGGTTCGCaaagtattatctggaggtTCTTTGGTCCTGTCAGATATGGATGACACCGCATGGACGAAACTGATCAACTCAGATGATGCCAAGAGATACTATGTGTGA
- the LOC107029958 gene encoding uncharacterized protein LOC107029958, producing the protein MAAELRFNCMNNMAEYEACILGLKIAIDMNVHDLLVFGDSDLLIHQVQGEWAVNNPKIIPYIQYVQKLCKRFRMSEFIPTPRIQNELADALSTIASMIKHPDTDYIDPLDIELKEHPIHCSDVEAEPDGLP; encoded by the coding sequence ATGGCGGCTGAACTCCGATTTAATTGCATGAACAACATGGCTgaatacgaagcttgtattcttggtttgaaaattGCCATCGACATGAATGTCCATGATCTATTGGTTTTCGGTGACTCAGATTTGTTGATTCATcaggttcaaggagaatgggccgTGAACAACCCGAAGATTATACCTTACATACAGTATGTACAGAAGTTGTGCAAAAGATTTCGCATGAGTGAGTTCATACCTACTCCTAGAATACAAAATGAGTTAGCTGATGCCCTTTCCACCATCGCTTCGATGATTAAGCATCCAGATactgattatattgatcctctggACATAGAGCTGAAAGAACATCCGATACATTGTTCAGATGTTGAGGCGGAACCAGATGGTTTGCCAtag
- the LOC107029960 gene encoding LOB domain-containing protein 24-like, whose amino-acid sequence MNDAGARGKCAACKYQRKRCQENCPLAPFFPSNKFEDFKNVNRLYKVSTIIEMLNSVADNEKKAKMVETLILEAKIRSENPVYGSIAIQNKLKLQIEETMKEIDLVKKTTNYFKELRKRAFCPKKNEETSTSGTQSFQGHKSDSTLEKATTITVNLANQDVEKDR is encoded by the exons ATGAATGATGCAGGTGCAAGGGGTAAATGTGCAGCATGTAAGTACCAAAGAAAACGGTGTCAGGAGAATTGTCCGTTAGCTCCATTTTTTCCTTCCAataaatttgaagatttcaaaAATGTTAATCGACTTTACAAAGTAAGCACTATCATAGAGATGCTTAATTCTGTTGCTGACAATGAGAAAAAGGCAAAAATGGTTGAAACCCTAATTTTAGAGGCTAAGATTAGATCTGAAAATCCTGTGTACGGGAGCATTGCcattcaaaataaattgaagttacAAATTGAAGAAACTATGAAGGAGATTGATTTAGTGAAGAAAACAACCAATTATTTCAAAGAATTGCGTAAAAGAGCATTCTGCCCCAAg aaaaatgaagaaacctCTACAAGTGGCACACAAAGCTTTCAAGGGCACAAGTCTGACTCGACATTGGAAAAAGCTACGACCATTACTGTGAATCTTGCCAATCAAGATGTGGAAAAAGATAGGTGA
- the LOC107029962 gene encoding LOB domain-containing protein 24-like: MNDAGARGKCAACKYQRKRCQENCPLAPFFPSNKFEDFKNVNRLYKVRTIIEMLNSVADNEKKAKMVETLILEAKIRSENPVYGSIAIQNKLRLQIEETMKEIDLVKKTTDYFKELRKRAFCPKVFKYNFVVYLDKVHTPTNLGQDNVFQAINRFLGALTY, from the exons ATGAATGATGCAGGTGCAAGGGGTAAATGTGCAGCATGTAAGTACCAAAGAAAACGATGTCAAGAGAATTGTCCGTTAGCTCCATTTTTTCCATCCAATAAATTTGAGGATTTCAAAAATGTTAATCGACTTTACAAAGTAAGAACTATCATAGAGATGCTTAATTCTGTTGCTGACAATGAGAAAAAGGCAAAAATGGTTGAAACCCTAATTTTAGAGGCTAAGATTAGATCTGAAAATCCTGTGTACGGGAGCATTGCcattcaaaataaattgaggTTACAAATTGAAGAAACTATGAAGGAGATTGATTTAGTGAAGAAAACAACCGATTATTTCAAAGAATTGCGTAAAAGAGCATTCTGCCCCAAg GTTTTCAAGTACAACTTTGTTGTGTACCTCGATAAAGTTCACACTCCAACGAATTTGGGGCAGGATAACGTTTTCCAAGCAATCAACAGATTTTTAGGGGCATTAACATATTAA